A section of the Elizabethkingia anophelis R26 genome encodes:
- a CDS encoding VOC family protein: MNLVSVRIITANIDSLINFYEQITGIQAVQYTPDFAEIKTSTATLAIGSTRTLLFFGGEEVAKAANNQTAIIEFLTEDVDKEYKRLKEFMASSVVQEPTTMPWGNKSFLLRDPDGNLINFFTPVSKESIKKYGSV; encoded by the coding sequence ATGAATTTAGTATCAGTGCGTATTATTACGGCAAATATTGACAGTTTAATAAACTTTTATGAACAGATAACAGGCATTCAGGCAGTACAATACACCCCCGATTTTGCTGAAATAAAAACTTCAACAGCAACACTGGCCATCGGAAGTACCAGAACATTACTGTTTTTTGGCGGGGAGGAGGTAGCCAAGGCTGCTAACAACCAAACAGCAATAATAGAATTCTTGACTGAAGATGTTGATAAGGAATACAAACGTTTAAAGGAATTTATGGCTTCCAGTGTTGTACAGGAACCTACAACAATGCCATGGGGAAATAAATCGTTTTTGTTGAGAGATCCTGATGGTAATCTGATTAACTTTTTTACACCGGTTAGCAAAGAATCAATTAAAAAATATGGCTCTGTATAA
- a CDS encoding HesA/MoeB/ThiF family protein, producing MEDNFERYQCQIALPGFGISSQQLLENARVLIIGMGGLGCPSAQYLVSSGIGTIGIADDDTVSLSNLHRQILYTPEDTGLSKVEVAARRLQQQNPSVNIVTHNLRVTSENVINLISEYDLIIEGTDNFETKYLLNDACVLTGKPLIYGAIYQHEGQVSIWNVLQNDGTYSPNYRDVFPDIEASRIPNCREGGVIPTLAGIVGCMQANEAIKYITGSEDLLAGKLWMFDVINGKTQIIKLKKTTVTQITDLVQTIPLITFEQLQERKNYFEIIDVRTEKEHQAYNIGGKNIPVEKLQDQLNNISSVLQPILLYCQSGKRSLEAAGKIKKAFPDKEVFSLKNGISNIPL from the coding sequence ATGGAAGATAATTTTGAACGCTATCAGTGTCAGATTGCTTTACCCGGATTTGGTATTTCTTCTCAGCAATTATTAGAAAATGCACGTGTTCTGATTATCGGAATGGGAGGACTTGGCTGCCCCTCGGCTCAGTATCTTGTATCTTCCGGCATAGGAACAATAGGTATTGCAGATGATGATACTGTATCGCTAAGCAATCTGCACCGTCAGATTTTATATACCCCGGAGGACACTGGACTTTCAAAAGTAGAAGTAGCTGCCAGAAGATTGCAACAACAAAACCCTTCTGTAAATATTGTCACGCACAACCTGCGGGTAACCTCTGAAAATGTAATAAACCTCATCTCAGAATATGATCTGATTATCGAAGGAACTGATAATTTTGAAACAAAATACCTGTTGAATGATGCCTGTGTATTAACTGGAAAACCTTTAATTTATGGAGCTATTTACCAACATGAAGGTCAGGTTAGCATATGGAATGTTTTACAAAATGATGGCACTTACAGTCCTAATTACCGGGATGTATTTCCGGATATAGAAGCATCCCGGATACCTAATTGCCGTGAAGGCGGCGTAATTCCAACATTAGCCGGCATTGTAGGCTGCATGCAAGCTAATGAAGCGATAAAATATATAACAGGATCTGAAGATCTGTTAGCCGGAAAACTCTGGATGTTTGATGTAATAAACGGAAAAACGCAGATCATTAAACTGAAAAAAACAACTGTTACCCAGATTACAGATTTAGTACAGACAATTCCTTTAATAACTTTTGAACAACTTCAAGAAAGAAAAAATTATTTTGAAATTATAGATGTACGTACAGAAAAAGAGCATCAAGCCTATAATATTGGTGGAAAGAATATTCCTGTAGAAAAACTACAGGATCAGTTGAATAATATTTCTTCTGTCCTGCAGCCTATTCTTTTGTATTGCCAGTCTGGAAAACGCAGTCTGGAAGCTGCGGGAAAAATAAAAAAAGCTTTCCCTGATAAAGAAGTATTCTCCCTAAAAAACGGCATTAGTAATATACCACTGTAA
- a CDS encoding NTP transferase domain-containing protein encodes MISEEQNRIPSINGLVLAGGKSTRMGTAKDLLNWHGKEQRYYAADLLTPFCDEVFISCRQDQLENFDTSYNALTDTFLNMGPFGGILSALRSQRDKAWLVVACDLPLLDKNSLSFLTASRNSEKVATTYESPFDGLPEPLITIWEPKSYPLLLNFLGIGNTCPRKVLINSDTLIIKPQNPDALMNVNTPDDAKKAQQVLNNSKD; translated from the coding sequence ATGATTTCAGAAGAACAGAATAGAATCCCTTCTATTAACGGGCTTGTTCTTGCTGGCGGCAAAAGCACAAGAATGGGAACAGCTAAAGACCTGCTGAACTGGCATGGAAAAGAACAACGCTATTATGCTGCAGATTTACTGACTCCGTTTTGTGATGAGGTTTTTATCTCCTGTCGACAGGATCAGTTAGAAAATTTCGACACCAGCTATAATGCACTTACCGATACCTTTCTGAATATGGGGCCATTTGGCGGAATACTTTCTGCTCTACGCTCACAAAGAGATAAAGCCTGGTTGGTTGTAGCCTGCGATCTTCCTCTGCTAGACAAAAATTCATTAAGCTTTCTTACTGCATCCAGAAATTCCGAAAAAGTTGCTACAACGTATGAAAGCCCCTTCGATGGTTTGCCAGAACCTTTAATCACCATTTGGGAACCTAAAAGCTATCCATTGTTACTTAACTTTTTGGGAATCGGAAATACCTGTCCCAGAAAAGTTTTAATCAATAGTGATACACTCATTATAAAACCACAGAATCCGGATGCTCTGATGAATGTAAATACTCCCGACGATGCGAAAAAGGCACAACAGGTTTTAAACAACTCGAAAGATTAA
- the moaC gene encoding cyclic pyranopterin monophosphate synthase MoaC — protein MTDFSHLNKKLEPSIVNVSSKAVTRRKAIAKATVGIPEHILQKLKEGDFKTPKGSVFQTAIIAGIMAAKKTGELIPLCHPIGLENCEINIDINDQNEVDIYCTAEVEAKTGIEMEALTGASVAALTIYDMCKALSHDICIKEIILIEKTGGKNDFRRTE, from the coding sequence ATGACAGATTTTTCACATCTCAATAAAAAATTGGAACCTAGTATTGTTAATGTAAGCAGTAAGGCTGTTACAAGAAGAAAAGCTATTGCAAAGGCAACAGTTGGCATTCCTGAACATATATTACAGAAACTAAAAGAAGGTGACTTTAAAACTCCAAAAGGCTCTGTATTTCAAACGGCTATTATAGCAGGGATTATGGCCGCAAAAAAAACAGGAGAACTGATACCACTTTGTCATCCTATAGGACTGGAAAATTGTGAGATCAACATAGACATTAATGATCAAAATGAAGTTGACATTTACTGTACCGCGGAAGTTGAAGCTAAAACAGGAATAGAAATGGAAGCTCTTACAGGTGCCTCTGTAGCAGCATTAACCATATATGATATGTGCAAGGCTTTAAGTCATGATATTTGTATCAAGGAAATTATATTAATAGAAAAAACCGGCGGAAAAAATGATTTCAGAAGAACAGAATAG
- a CDS encoding molybdopterin molybdotransferase MoeA: MEMINVQQAEDIILSQYQDYGKESIAYQLALGRVLAEDILADRDLPPFDRPTVDGIAIDFTAYEEGLRSFNIKAIQSAGEASVPINSQTECIEIMTGAALDNTLNAVIRYEDMTIENGIAHLNIEIKKGQNIHLKGKDKSAGEVLVKANLVITPAIIGIAASVGKTSLWVKKLPKIAVISTGDEMISPELAPTAYQLRRSNGITIQSVLEKYKIAADLLHLNDNYNEIKNELIRCIAQYDVLLMSGGVSMGKFDYLPQVCEEVGIEKLFHKIKQRPGKPFWFGKSRNQKLAFAFPGNPVSVFMCLHRYFIPWLEKSLGIPQSSPLYAILGNDIEFPFSLQYFAQVKLQINEQGQLIANIVDTNGSGDFSHLAETDAFMELPLEQNTFRKGEVYKVWRYSFLNL, translated from the coding sequence ATGGAAATGATTAACGTACAACAGGCTGAAGACATTATTCTTTCCCAATATCAGGATTATGGGAAAGAAAGTATAGCCTATCAGCTGGCCTTAGGCAGAGTTTTAGCTGAAGATATTCTTGCAGATCGGGATTTACCGCCTTTTGACAGACCTACTGTGGATGGCATTGCTATCGACTTTACTGCATACGAAGAAGGCCTTCGTTCGTTTAATATAAAAGCCATTCAGTCAGCTGGTGAAGCTTCTGTTCCGATTAATTCACAAACTGAATGTATCGAAATCATGACAGGTGCAGCTTTAGACAATACGTTAAATGCTGTTATCAGATACGAGGATATGACAATTGAGAATGGAATTGCTCACCTCAATATTGAAATAAAAAAGGGGCAGAACATACACCTTAAAGGAAAAGATAAAAGCGCAGGCGAAGTTTTGGTTAAGGCTAATCTGGTAATTACCCCTGCCATAATCGGAATTGCTGCATCCGTAGGCAAAACTTCTTTATGGGTTAAAAAGCTTCCTAAAATTGCTGTTATATCTACCGGAGATGAAATGATAAGCCCTGAACTAGCTCCCACAGCTTATCAGTTAAGACGCTCTAACGGAATTACGATACAGTCCGTTTTAGAAAAATATAAAATAGCAGCAGATCTTCTTCATTTGAATGACAACTATAATGAGATAAAAAATGAACTTATCCGCTGTATAGCTCAATACGATGTCCTTCTTATGAGTGGTGGTGTTTCAATGGGAAAATTTGATTACCTGCCACAAGTGTGCGAGGAAGTGGGAATAGAAAAATTATTTCATAAAATAAAGCAGAGACCCGGAAAACCTTTTTGGTTCGGTAAAAGCCGGAATCAAAAGCTTGCGTTTGCATTCCCTGGCAATCCTGTTTCGGTATTTATGTGCCTGCACCGGTATTTCATTCCGTGGCTGGAAAAATCTTTGGGAATCCCCCAAAGCTCTCCCCTGTATGCCATACTTGGTAATGACATCGAATTCCCTTTCTCTCTACAATATTTTGCCCAGGTAAAACTTCAGATAAATGAACAGGGGCAACTTATTGCGAATATTGTTGACACTAACGGATCCGGAGATTTTTCTCATCTTGCAGAAACCGATGCTTTTATGGAGCTACCTTTAGAACAGAACACCTTCAGAAAAGGTGAAGTATATAAAGTATGGCGATATAGTTTCTTAAATTTGTGA
- the moaA gene encoding GTP 3',8-cyclase MoaA, with translation MLKDKFGRDINYLRLAVVDRCNLRCTYCMPENGLTWIKQQELMTDEEMIRICSVFTELGINKIRITGGEPFVRKNSMAFIEQIAQLKGLHDVSITTNGLLTEQYIPRLKASGIKSVNLSLDTLDPERFFSITRRRSFDKVMKTLDSLLNHRITVKINAVVMEDKNIEDIIPLVQLTKELPVDVRFIEEMPFNGTNAAVSLKWNYAQIYEHIKASFPGIEKTEDPKSSTSYNYKIHGFAGSIGIIAAYTRSFCGDCNRIRITPTGELRTCLYEGEGINLKEALRSGKTDQELKDIIISSIQHKPKDGWEAEKSNFTSSQIHQSMATIGG, from the coding sequence ATGCTGAAAGATAAGTTTGGAAGAGATATTAATTATTTGAGACTGGCTGTTGTGGATCGGTGTAATCTCCGCTGTACCTATTGTATGCCGGAAAATGGTCTTACATGGATTAAACAACAGGAGCTGATGACGGATGAAGAGATGATTCGTATCTGTTCCGTTTTCACGGAATTAGGAATTAATAAAATCCGGATTACCGGCGGCGAACCTTTTGTACGAAAAAATAGTATGGCGTTTATAGAACAAATAGCACAACTCAAAGGACTTCACGACGTTAGCATTACTACAAACGGACTTCTTACAGAACAATATATTCCGCGGCTTAAGGCTTCCGGAATAAAGTCTGTTAATCTGAGCCTTGATACTTTAGATCCCGAACGATTCTTTAGCATAACACGGCGAAGAAGTTTTGATAAAGTAATGAAAACTTTAGATAGCTTACTCAACCACAGGATAACTGTAAAAATTAATGCTGTCGTAATGGAAGATAAGAATATCGAAGATATTATTCCGCTGGTACAGCTTACTAAAGAGCTTCCTGTCGATGTACGATTTATAGAAGAAATGCCTTTCAACGGAACCAATGCAGCAGTATCCCTGAAGTGGAATTATGCACAAATCTATGAACACATTAAAGCTTCTTTTCCGGGTATAGAAAAAACGGAAGATCCAAAGAGTTCCACATCTTATAATTATAAAATTCATGGGTTTGCAGGTAGCATCGGAATTATTGCAGCCTATACCCGCTCCTTCTGCGGGGATTGCAACAGAATACGGATTACCCCCACAGGGGAGCTTCGGACTTGTTTATATGAAGGTGAAGGTATTAATCTGAAAGAAGCACTACGTTCAGGTAAAACAGATCAGGAGCTAAAGGATATTATTATTAGCAGTATACAACATAAACCTAAAGACGGATGGGAAGCAGAAAAATCTAATTTTACTTCTTCGCAAATCCATCAGTCTATGGCAACTATTGGTGGATAA
- a CDS encoding helix-turn-helix domain-containing protein produces the protein MKGDKISYEKNTATNNSKFADLHNPGSLNVIYQDSVTSSELNNFPDHSFTIIIIDECEDGECITEINNYVLKSKQLFIHLPGKVYNWKLSPNTLGRRLIVSDIILETFSPTLKHTYSPLNRHEMISPDDEIYQKLSAEFSAIRKEINSEPVFSELIDARVRLLTLMINLWMEHIYGNSALVNTNNLAFRFHMLVDKYYKSQKNVAFYANELCITSNYLGVLCRKQYKKSPSAFIKERVLLEAKQMLHSSDKSIKEIAFELGFRNFSHFSYFFRTEAGTTPKNYRQTMSKANVS, from the coding sequence ATGAAAGGAGACAAGATATCATATGAAAAGAATACAGCAACAAATAATTCAAAATTTGCAGATCTGCATAATCCGGGGAGTTTAAATGTAATATATCAGGACAGTGTAACTTCTTCTGAACTCAATAACTTTCCGGACCATTCTTTTACAATCATTATTATTGATGAATGTGAGGATGGTGAATGTATAACAGAGATCAACAATTATGTTCTGAAATCAAAGCAGCTGTTTATTCATCTTCCGGGGAAGGTTTACAACTGGAAACTGTCACCCAATACATTAGGGAGACGGTTAATTGTCAGCGATATTATTCTTGAAACATTTTCGCCAACGCTTAAACATACCTATTCTCCGCTGAACAGACATGAAATGATTTCTCCGGATGATGAAATTTATCAAAAACTTAGTGCTGAATTTAGTGCGATACGTAAGGAAATCAATTCTGAGCCTGTATTTTCGGAGCTTATTGATGCCAGAGTAAGACTTCTGACATTAATGATTAATCTGTGGATGGAACATATTTATGGTAATTCGGCTCTTGTTAATACGAACAACCTTGCTTTCAGATTTCATATGCTGGTAGATAAATATTATAAAAGCCAGAAGAATGTTGCGTTTTATGCTAATGAATTATGTATTACGTCTAATTATCTTGGAGTATTATGCAGAAAGCAATATAAAAAATCTCCTTCTGCATTTATTAAGGAAAGAGTTCTGCTGGAAGCAAAACAAATGTTACACAGTTCAGACAAGTCAATTAAAGAAATTGCTTTCGAATTAGGTTTTAGAAATTTTTCCCATTTCTCTTATTTTTTCAGAACAGAAGCAGGAACAACACCAAAAAATTACAGACAGACAATGAGCAAAGCAAATGTAAGTTAA
- a CDS encoding AraC family transcriptional regulator, with amino-acid sequence MEDFLIEPFLHSDDSQQYINTKEIDELLQIRPTELFQSHKTMFNIIHLFTEGKGKLTVDFNTFDIEERHILFISQHQISQFHNPVNYKSKILIFTEDFFGKNVFQTQFFGQTHLFNDPLLLPYFDLGDRYEEVVSLFNFISTELNRPYNEVQTTILNNYLFNILLIVESLCERKDIKLVVNDEKLLVSKFKSIVNANLNWQYNLDYYTEKLNVGLRTLQNAFQLTEKQTPKQWLIDRMILEIKRNLIYKEVGISAIAYNLGFKEVTNFTKFFKSKTGLTPTQFRELSYW; translated from the coding sequence ATGGAAGATTTTTTGATAGAGCCATTTCTACATTCTGATGATAGTCAGCAGTATATCAATACCAAAGAAATTGATGAGTTATTGCAGATCAGACCTACAGAGCTCTTTCAGTCACATAAAACAATGTTCAATATCATTCATCTTTTTACTGAAGGAAAAGGCAAGCTAACTGTTGACTTTAATACATTTGATATTGAAGAAAGACATATTCTGTTTATTTCCCAGCATCAGATCAGCCAGTTTCATAATCCTGTTAACTACAAAAGCAAGATTCTGATATTTACTGAGGATTTTTTCGGAAAAAATGTTTTCCAAACACAATTTTTTGGTCAAACGCATTTATTCAACGATCCACTGTTACTACCCTATTTTGATTTAGGAGACAGATACGAAGAAGTAGTCTCTTTATTTAATTTTATAAGTACAGAACTGAACAGACCCTATAATGAAGTCCAGACAACCATACTCAACAATTATTTATTCAATATACTTCTGATTGTTGAAAGCCTTTGCGAAAGAAAAGATATTAAGCTGGTGGTAAATGATGAAAAGCTTTTGGTATCGAAATTTAAATCTATTGTCAATGCCAATCTGAACTGGCAGTATAATCTGGATTATTATACTGAGAAATTAAATGTTGGCCTCAGAACGCTCCAGAATGCCTTTCAGCTTACAGAAAAGCAGACACCCAAGCAATGGCTTATTGACAGAATGATTCTGGAAATTAAGAGAAATCTGATTTATAAAGAAGTCGGAATAAGCGCTATAGCTTATAATCTGGGATTTAAAGAAGTAACCAATTTTACTAAGTTTTTTAAATCTAAAACCGGACTCACCCCTACACAATTCAGGGAACTTTCTTACTGGTAA
- a CDS encoding GNAT family N-acetyltransferase has product MALITMHKYNQDDFDVFRSLTDDDDVMKYVSGEGLSEEKAKAKFASILHVNSTQNSLGYFKIYNDQNIFIGDCKLEKYRHDNTLLEIGYILKKEFWGKGYGSLICKELLALAEKTKPGMNIIGNIDPENIASKRLLEKFGFSSYTTTTIDGMITESLMLTNKSGRNTEFEHAVSHFYHYFTHFYQNE; this is encoded by the coding sequence ATGGCACTAATTACTATGCACAAGTATAATCAGGATGATTTTGATGTATTCCGATCTTTAACAGATGATGACGATGTCATGAAATATGTTTCCGGTGAGGGGTTGTCAGAAGAAAAAGCAAAAGCAAAGTTTGCTTCCATTCTTCATGTGAACAGTACACAGAATTCTCTGGGCTATTTTAAAATTTACAATGATCAAAATATATTTATCGGTGATTGCAAATTGGAAAAATACAGACATGACAATACTCTTCTGGAGATTGGTTATATTCTAAAAAAAGAATTCTGGGGAAAAGGTTATGGCTCCTTAATCTGTAAAGAACTGCTTGCTTTAGCAGAAAAAACCAAACCTGGGATGAATATAATCGGAAATATCGATCCTGAGAATATAGCCTCAAAAAGACTATTGGAAAAATTTGGTTTCAGTAGTTATACGACGACTACAATAGACGGAATGATCACTGAAAGTCTTATGCTAACAAATAAATCAGGAAGGAATACTGAATTTGAACATGCTGTTTCGCATTTTTACCATTATTTTACGCATTTTTATCAAAATGAATAA
- a CDS encoding alpha/beta hydrolase: protein MKQTIPGEKDPQVLSEIREFLNALNNSGGKPMETMTPQEARQVLIDAQKSVAVDTSGIAETEREITQDGISVNVHIVKPEHSKDQILPVFIFIHGGGWVLGDYPTHKRLVRDLVVNSGAAAVFVDYTPSPDAHYPVAINQIYAATKWVAENGSEIGVDGKNMAIAGNSVGGNMTAVTCLMAKDKGGPEIKFQLLLWPVADSDFSRESYEKYAEGRFLTTNMMKWMWDNYAPDTEKRNEYYASPLKASLEKLKGLPPALVQLAENDILHDEGLAYARKLDEAGVPVTIQTYNGFIHDYGLLNPLDHIEAVKFSSEQAAQGLRKALFS from the coding sequence ATGAAACAAACAATTCCGGGTGAAAAAGACCCACAAGTTCTTTCAGAAATCAGAGAATTCCTTAATGCATTAAATAACAGCGGTGGTAAACCTATGGAAACTATGACACCACAGGAAGCAAGACAGGTTCTTATAGATGCTCAAAAATCTGTAGCAGTAGACACCTCAGGTATTGCTGAAACAGAAAGAGAAATTACTCAGGATGGTATTAGCGTAAATGTTCATATTGTAAAACCAGAACATTCTAAAGACCAGATCCTTCCTGTATTTATATTTATTCATGGTGGAGGCTGGGTATTAGGAGACTACCCTACACACAAAAGACTGGTAAGAGATTTGGTAGTAAATAGTGGTGCTGCTGCTGTTTTTGTAGATTATACCCCATCACCAGACGCTCACTACCCTGTTGCCATTAATCAGATTTATGCTGCAACGAAATGGGTAGCAGAAAATGGATCCGAAATAGGTGTAGATGGTAAAAATATGGCCATTGCAGGAAACAGTGTTGGCGGAAACATGACAGCTGTAACCTGTCTTATGGCAAAAGACAAAGGCGGACCTGAAATAAAATTCCAGTTGTTATTATGGCCTGTAGCCGACTCTGATTTCAGTCGCGAATCTTATGAGAAATATGCCGAAGGAAGATTTCTTACTACAAATATGATGAAATGGATGTGGGATAATTATGCACCCGATACGGAAAAGCGAAACGAATATTATGCTTCACCACTAAAAGCTTCTCTGGAAAAATTAAAAGGCTTACCACCAGCATTAGTACAACTGGCAGAAAATGACATTCTGCACGACGAGGGACTGGCCTATGCCCGTAAATTAGATGAAGCTGGTGTCCCTGTAACAATTCAGACCTATAATGGATTTATCCACGATTATGGTTTACTCAACCCTTTGGATCATATTGAAGCTGTAAAATTTTCTTCGGAACAGGCAGCTCAGGGATTGCGAAAAGCATTGTTCTCTTGA
- a CDS encoding type 1 glutamine amidotransferase domain-containing protein — MTALEHTKSLSEISEETFDCIYLAGGHATMHDFPDNITLQQLILDQYEQNKIVAAICHGVGGLLNVKLSNGEYLIKGKSLTGFDWFEETLARRKREVPFNLEAALKERGADLKKACIPMTSNVVVAGNLITGQNPFSSKEMAKVVIEQLGK; from the coding sequence ATGACAGCATTGGAACATACCAAAAGTCTGTCTGAGATATCAGAAGAAACCTTTGATTGTATTTATCTGGCTGGCGGCCATGCAACTATGCATGATTTTCCGGATAACATTACATTACAACAGCTTATCCTTGATCAGTATGAGCAGAATAAAATAGTTGCCGCTATTTGTCATGGTGTTGGAGGACTATTGAATGTAAAACTTTCCAATGGTGAATATCTTATCAAAGGAAAATCTCTTACCGGATTCGATTGGTTTGAAGAAACTCTTGCCAGAAGAAAGAGAGAAGTACCGTTTAATTTAGAAGCTGCTCTTAAAGAAAGAGGGGCTGATCTGAAAAAAGCCTGTATCCCGATGACTTCTAATGTTGTAGTAGCAGGAAATCTTATTACAGGGCAAAACCCTTTTAGCTCTAAAGAAATGGCTAAAGTGGTCATAGAGCAATTGGGTAAATAA
- a CDS encoding DUF7716 domain-containing protein, translating to MNSFKDQYFKIEDFLTLVKNKQERSEDYDPDFAYAVYSEQDIFEPGITVYIGAPADIDGDFDDVFPDVVYENGLLYMCSDEDIQDVVDLALRQQSTATDEQLIEALNHYLESDDFLDF from the coding sequence ATGAACAGTTTTAAAGACCAATATTTTAAAATAGAAGATTTTCTCACATTAGTAAAGAATAAACAAGAACGTTCTGAGGATTATGATCCTGATTTTGCTTATGCAGTCTATTCGGAACAGGATATCTTCGAACCCGGGATAACGGTTTATATTGGAGCACCGGCTGATATAGATGGTGATTTTGACGATGTATTTCCGGATGTTGTATACGAAAATGGGTTGTTGTATATGTGTTCTGATGAAGACATTCAGGATGTAGTAGATCTTGCTCTTCGCCAGCAGTCGACAGCAACAGATGAACAGCTGATAGAAGCACTGAATCATTATCTGGAAAGCGACGATTTTCTGGATTTTTAA